From Burkholderia pseudomultivorans, the proteins below share one genomic window:
- a CDS encoding aldehyde dehydrogenase family protein, which yields MQAPLSLLPQTQTFIARAPSMLIGDAWLGAESGATLAVRNPATGEELCRVPASGAADVDRAVRAARQAFDDSAWSRMRPRERQNLLWRLADLVERDAQQLAELECVNNGKSAQIARVMDVQLSIDFLRYMAGWATKIEGSTVDVSMPLMPDSQFHGFVRREAVGVVGAIVAWNFPLLLACWKLGPALATGCTMVLKPADETPLTALRLAQLVQEAGYPAGVFNVVTGTGVDAGAALAQHPDVDKLTFTGSTEVGKLIGKAAMESMTRVTLELGGKSPTIVFADADPAVAAAGAATAIFFNHGQVCCAGSRLYVQRKHFDRVVGDVANIASNMKLGNALDPSVDMGPLISLKQQQRVAGYIERGRELGAQLACGGEAYGPGYFVKPTVLVDVDQKGPLVQEEIFGPVLVAMPFDTIDDAIRLANDTRYGLGASIWTNDLSAAHRMIPKIRSGSVWVNCHSALDPALPFGGYRMSGFGREMGAAAIEHYTELKSVLMNV from the coding sequence ATGCAGGCACCGTTGTCCTTACTTCCGCAAACCCAGACGTTCATCGCACGCGCGCCGTCGATGCTGATCGGCGACGCGTGGCTCGGCGCCGAAAGCGGCGCGACGCTGGCGGTCCGCAATCCCGCGACCGGCGAGGAACTGTGCCGCGTGCCGGCGTCCGGCGCGGCCGACGTCGATCGCGCGGTGCGCGCCGCCCGCCAGGCCTTCGACGATTCCGCGTGGAGCCGCATGCGGCCGCGCGAACGGCAGAACCTGCTGTGGCGCCTCGCCGATCTGGTCGAGCGCGACGCGCAGCAGCTTGCCGAACTCGAATGCGTGAACAACGGCAAGAGCGCGCAGATCGCGCGCGTGATGGACGTGCAACTGTCGATCGACTTCCTGCGCTACATGGCCGGCTGGGCAACCAAGATCGAAGGCTCGACCGTCGACGTGTCGATGCCGCTGATGCCCGACAGCCAGTTCCACGGCTTCGTCCGGCGCGAGGCGGTCGGCGTGGTCGGCGCGATCGTCGCGTGGAATTTCCCGCTGCTGCTCGCGTGCTGGAAGCTCGGCCCCGCGCTCGCGACCGGCTGCACGATGGTGCTGAAGCCCGCCGACGAAACGCCGCTCACCGCGCTGCGGCTCGCGCAGCTCGTGCAGGAAGCCGGCTACCCGGCCGGCGTGTTCAACGTCGTGACCGGCACCGGCGTCGACGCGGGCGCCGCGCTCGCGCAGCATCCGGACGTCGACAAGCTGACCTTCACGGGTTCGACCGAGGTCGGCAAGCTGATCGGCAAGGCCGCGATGGAATCGATGACGCGCGTGACGCTCGAACTCGGCGGCAAGTCGCCGACCATCGTGTTCGCCGATGCCGACCCGGCCGTCGCGGCGGCGGGCGCGGCCACCGCGATCTTCTTCAATCACGGCCAGGTGTGCTGCGCAGGCTCGCGCCTGTACGTGCAGCGCAAGCACTTCGACCGCGTGGTCGGCGACGTCGCGAACATCGCGAGCAACATGAAGCTCGGCAACGCGCTCGACCCGAGCGTCGACATGGGGCCGCTGATCTCGCTGAAGCAGCAGCAGCGCGTGGCCGGCTACATCGAGCGCGGCCGCGAACTCGGCGCGCAGCTCGCATGCGGCGGCGAAGCATACGGGCCCGGCTACTTCGTGAAGCCGACCGTGCTCGTCGACGTCGACCAGAAAGGCCCGCTCGTGCAGGAGGAAATCTTCGGCCCGGTGCTCGTCGCGATGCCGTTCGACACGATCGACGACGCGATCCGTCTCGCGAACGACACGCGCTACGGGCTCGGCGCGAGCATCTGGACCAACGACCTGTCGGCCGCGCACCGGATGATCCCGAAGATCCGCTCCGGTTCGGTGTGGGTCAACTGCCACAGCGCGCTCGATCCGGCGCTGCCGTTCGGCGGCTACCGGATGTCGGGCTTCGGCCGCGAAATGGGCGCGGCCGCGATCGAGCACTACACGGAGCTGAAATCGGTGCTGATGAACGTATAG
- a CDS encoding TonB-dependent siderophore receptor, producing the protein MTVNRTTASAARRRRANVGLGVGLGITLLAAQAAAAAGDAPAPDADATAGATLPTITVNGARGSTYRARDASVAGLDDAPLRDTPASVSVVTRAQLDDQQAKRLSDVVRNDASVVNDYAPVGYYEGFAIRGFPVDLASAIRIDGLTVSGEQNVPLENKERVEILKGLAGIDSGVVAPGGVINFVTKRSANVASVTTGVDSRGSTSAAVDLGRRFGPDNQFGFRINAAKENMHSYIDGTNGRRTFGSIAADWDINPRASLQLNAEFQQWIQRSAPGYQLLGGTVVPSVNTTSKALGTQPWAKPVTTDALNLNARFDYQFSDDWRAYVAAGRSRTMIDDNSAFAYGCAYAPSCAAGATSPFFFGANGDYDVYDFRSPGEYRRNDDLRAVTTGKFSTGPLRHELTLGLSVQRRVVHMADAVYDYVGSENIYGPDIAFAPSPNVAGPSYPQLDAWQYGVFGLDRISLGEHWQVLAGGKEVLLRQRSWDSLDGPATHTDRSVFLPQVALVYKPVNALSLYASYSKALSLGDQAPVRATNAYAFLPPVESHQVELGAKYDWLDRLSLTAAVFSISKPFQFADPDASGASYTFVQRGTQRHQGIELGAAGQLTRRLSLTASVAAIRARAYDSGSPAYEGHQIINVPALRASLYADYAVPQVAGLNVLGGVEYSAARNANEEGTARVPSWFVFNLGARYTTKIAGHRTVLRVSVDNLFNKFYWRDAGEQQGDAYLFPGAPRTARVSLTYDF; encoded by the coding sequence ATGACGGTGAATAGAACAACAGCGTCGGCCGCACGGCGGCGGCGCGCGAATGTCGGGCTCGGCGTCGGTCTCGGCATCACGCTTCTCGCGGCGCAGGCCGCCGCGGCAGCGGGCGATGCGCCGGCGCCGGACGCCGATGCGACCGCCGGCGCGACACTGCCGACCATCACGGTCAACGGCGCGCGCGGCAGCACGTATCGCGCGCGCGACGCGTCGGTGGCCGGCCTCGACGACGCGCCGCTGCGCGACACGCCGGCCTCGGTGAGCGTCGTCACGCGCGCGCAGCTCGACGACCAGCAGGCGAAGCGGCTCAGCGACGTGGTGCGCAACGACGCGTCGGTCGTCAACGACTATGCGCCGGTCGGCTACTACGAAGGCTTCGCGATCCGCGGCTTCCCGGTCGATCTGGCGAGCGCGATCCGCATCGACGGGCTGACGGTGTCCGGCGAGCAGAACGTGCCGCTCGAGAACAAGGAGCGGGTCGAGATCCTGAAAGGGCTCGCGGGCATCGACAGCGGCGTGGTCGCACCGGGCGGCGTGATCAACTTCGTGACCAAGCGCTCCGCGAACGTCGCGAGCGTGACGACGGGCGTCGACAGCCGCGGCTCGACGTCGGCGGCGGTGGACCTCGGGCGTCGCTTCGGCCCCGACAATCAGTTCGGCTTCCGGATCAACGCCGCGAAGGAGAACATGCACTCGTATATCGACGGCACGAACGGACGGCGCACGTTCGGTTCGATCGCCGCCGACTGGGACATCAACCCGCGCGCGAGCCTGCAGCTCAACGCCGAATTCCAGCAGTGGATCCAGCGTTCCGCGCCCGGCTATCAGCTGCTCGGCGGCACCGTCGTGCCCTCGGTCAACACGACGTCGAAGGCGCTCGGCACGCAGCCGTGGGCGAAGCCCGTCACGACCGACGCGCTGAACCTGAATGCGCGCTTCGACTACCAGTTCAGCGACGACTGGCGCGCGTATGTCGCCGCGGGCCGCAGTCGCACGATGATCGACGACAACAGCGCGTTCGCGTACGGTTGCGCGTACGCACCGAGCTGCGCGGCCGGCGCGACCTCGCCGTTCTTCTTCGGCGCGAACGGCGACTACGACGTGTACGACTTCCGCAGCCCCGGCGAATATCGTCGCAACGACGACCTGCGCGCGGTGACGACCGGCAAGTTCTCGACCGGGCCGCTGCGGCACGAGCTGACGCTCGGCCTGAGCGTGCAGCGTCGCGTCGTGCACATGGCGGACGCGGTGTACGACTACGTCGGCAGCGAGAACATCTACGGTCCCGATATCGCGTTTGCGCCGTCGCCGAACGTGGCGGGCCCGTCGTATCCGCAGCTCGATGCGTGGCAGTACGGGGTGTTCGGGCTCGACCGCATCAGCCTCGGCGAACACTGGCAGGTGCTCGCGGGCGGCAAGGAAGTGCTGCTGCGTCAGCGCAGCTGGGACAGCCTCGACGGCCCGGCGACGCATACCGACCGCTCGGTGTTCCTGCCGCAGGTCGCGCTCGTCTACAAGCCGGTGAACGCGTTGTCGCTGTACGCGTCGTACAGCAAGGCGCTGTCGCTCGGCGACCAGGCGCCGGTGCGCGCGACCAACGCATATGCGTTCCTGCCGCCGGTCGAATCGCATCAGGTCGAACTCGGCGCGAAATACGACTGGCTCGACCGGCTGAGCCTCACGGCCGCCGTGTTCTCGATCAGCAAGCCGTTCCAGTTCGCCGATCCGGATGCGTCGGGCGCCAGCTATACGTTCGTGCAGCGCGGCACGCAGCGGCACCAGGGGATCGAACTCGGCGCGGCGGGCCAGCTGACGCGGCGGCTGTCGCTGACGGCCAGCGTCGCGGCGATCCGCGCCCGCGCATACGATTCGGGTTCGCCCGCCTACGAAGGCCACCAGATCATCAACGTGCCCGCGCTGCGCGCGTCGCTGTACGCGGACTACGCGGTGCCGCAGGTCGCGGGCCTGAACGTGCTCGGCGGCGTCGAGTACAGCGCGGCCCGCAACGCGAACGAGGAGGGCACCGCGCGCGTGCCGTCGTGGTTCGTGTTCAATCTCGGCGCACGCTACACGACGAAGATCGCGGGCCATCGCACGGTGCTGCGCGTGTCGGTGGACAATCTGTTCAACAAGTTCTACTGGCGCGATGCGGGCGAGCAGCAGGGCGACGCGTACCTGTTCCCGGGCGCGCCGCGCACGGCTCGCGTATCGTTGACCTATGATTTCTGA
- the peaA gene encoding quinohemoprotein amine dehydrogenase subunit alpha, with the protein MFKTFIRRSRPRRAAVAAAAAGALALAAGAAHAQAQAPRDAHAILSQTCAACHAAESKDAWSRISHQRKTPEGWLMTIARMQTMHGLTISDDERRILVKYLSDTQGLAPSETKDFRYAPERRLNTQETAGNDEFRQMCARCHSAARPLLQRRPVAEWDRLVNFHLGQWPSIEYSAMGRDRDWLKIALTEMAPMLAKDYPYDSRAWTDWKQHHPPATALAGTWSFGGHMPGKGDAYGTMTVKGGAGDRFDVELKGRFADGSPLEGTGTATLYTGYEWRASVKVGDTTMRQVLMATNGEMRGRMFDDAHDERGLDFSAAKLGKPHIVAVQPAYVKAGAETDVTIVGANLQGAPAFGPGVTVASVLERAPGYLRVRVKAADGSAAGPRRVSVGAAQADGFAVYREIRDVKVEPDFAVARIGGNGGATPKVEGRFDAVAWGVDAAGKPFRIGVVPAQWSVAPFDDQAKGDRDTQFAGVMQASTGIFTPGDAGPNPARRMGTNNTGNLNVVATVTDGARTLTGTGHMIVAVQRWNNPPLP; encoded by the coding sequence TTGTTCAAGACTTTCATTCGACGCAGCAGGCCGCGCCGCGCGGCCGTGGCCGCCGCGGCCGCCGGCGCGCTTGCGCTGGCAGCCGGCGCGGCGCACGCGCAGGCCCAGGCGCCGCGCGATGCCCACGCGATCCTGAGCCAGACCTGCGCCGCCTGTCACGCGGCCGAGTCGAAGGATGCGTGGAGCCGCATCAGCCATCAGCGCAAGACGCCGGAAGGCTGGCTGATGACGATCGCGCGAATGCAGACGATGCACGGCCTGACGATCAGCGACGACGAGCGGCGCATTCTCGTCAAGTACCTGTCGGATACGCAGGGTCTCGCGCCGTCGGAGACGAAGGACTTCCGCTATGCACCGGAGCGCCGCCTGAACACGCAGGAGACGGCCGGCAACGATGAGTTCAGGCAGATGTGCGCGCGCTGCCATTCGGCTGCGCGTCCGCTGCTGCAGCGCCGCCCGGTCGCGGAATGGGACCGGCTCGTGAACTTCCACCTCGGGCAATGGCCGTCGATCGAGTATTCGGCGATGGGCCGCGATCGCGACTGGCTGAAGATCGCGCTGACCGAGATGGCGCCGATGCTCGCGAAGGACTACCCGTACGACAGCCGCGCGTGGACCGACTGGAAGCAGCATCATCCGCCCGCGACCGCGCTCGCCGGCACGTGGAGCTTCGGCGGCCACATGCCGGGCAAGGGCGACGCGTACGGCACGATGACCGTGAAGGGCGGTGCGGGCGATCGTTTCGACGTCGAACTGAAGGGGCGTTTCGCGGACGGCAGCCCGCTCGAAGGCACGGGCACCGCGACGCTCTATACGGGCTACGAATGGCGCGCGAGCGTGAAGGTCGGCGACACGACGATGCGGCAGGTGCTGATGGCGACCAACGGCGAGATGCGCGGCCGGATGTTCGACGATGCGCATGACGAGCGCGGTCTCGACTTCAGCGCGGCGAAGCTCGGCAAGCCGCACATCGTCGCGGTGCAGCCCGCCTACGTGAAGGCGGGCGCCGAGACCGACGTGACGATCGTCGGCGCGAACCTGCAGGGCGCGCCCGCGTTCGGCCCCGGCGTGACGGTCGCATCGGTGCTCGAACGCGCGCCCGGCTACCTGCGGGTGCGCGTGAAGGCGGCCGACGGCAGCGCGGCCGGCCCGCGCCGCGTGAGCGTCGGCGCCGCACAGGCGGACGGCTTCGCGGTCTATCGCGAGATCCGCGACGTGAAGGTCGAACCGGACTTCGCGGTCGCGCGCATCGGCGGCAACGGCGGCGCGACGCCGAAGGTCGAGGGCCGCTTCGACGCGGTCGCATGGGGCGTCGACGCCGCCGGCAAGCCGTTCCGCATCGGCGTGGTGCCGGCGCAATGGTCGGTCGCGCCGTTCGACGACCAGGCGAAGGGCGATCGCGACACGCAGTTCGCGGGCGTGATGCAGGCGTCCACGGGGATCTTCACGCCCGGCGACGCGGGGCCGAATCCCGCGCGCCGGATGGGCACCAACAACACGGGCAACCTGAACGTCGTCGCGACGGTGACCGACGGAGCGCGCACGCTGACTGGCACCGGGCACATGATCGTCGCGGTGCAGCGCTGGAACAATCCGCCGCTGCCCTGA
- the peaD gene encoding quinohemoprotein amine dehydrogenase subunit beta, with product MRFTTPLSRALLAAALASAATLSAAADGPLQAGREYLAVTNYPNNLTVIDAGTDSVVKTCTLPDAFGPGTIQISPDRTRAYVLNNHYGDLYGVDLDSCRTVFHADLAEAGNERARAMFSIALSPDGSEIYSVVNPTRLNRDSYEVQPPRLQVYRTDGGLDAKPVRTFAAPRQTTMLQAADDGSLFIVGADIYRMNAQTGKYDVAVPLRNWKRPLYGQPDVLYVWPQQRPQHTFNLLYTADRFKDDRKDPASAQTMYGYIDIDLKSGNATVKDFAPVTEVYFTGGLSPKDPNLMYGVLNRLTKYDVKHEKLIEAAPLDHSYYCLSFNRAGSKLYLAGTFNTVAVYDADTLKKLKDIRVPGGDMAITTAQMFTR from the coding sequence ATGCGATTCACGACACCCCTGAGCCGGGCGCTGCTCGCCGCGGCGCTCGCATCGGCCGCGACGCTGTCGGCCGCCGCCGACGGCCCGCTGCAGGCCGGACGCGAATACCTCGCCGTCACGAACTATCCGAACAACCTGACGGTGATCGACGCGGGCACCGACAGCGTCGTCAAGACCTGCACGCTGCCCGACGCGTTCGGGCCCGGCACGATCCAGATCAGCCCCGACCGCACGCGCGCGTACGTGCTGAACAATCACTACGGCGACCTGTACGGCGTCGATCTCGATTCGTGCAGGACCGTGTTCCATGCTGACCTTGCCGAGGCGGGCAACGAACGGGCGCGCGCGATGTTCTCGATCGCGCTGAGCCCCGACGGCAGCGAGATCTACAGCGTCGTCAACCCGACCCGGCTGAACCGCGACAGCTACGAGGTGCAGCCGCCGCGCCTGCAGGTGTACCGGACCGACGGCGGGCTCGACGCGAAACCGGTGCGCACGTTCGCGGCGCCGCGCCAGACGACGATGCTGCAGGCCGCCGACGACGGCTCGCTGTTTATCGTCGGCGCGGACATCTACCGGATGAATGCGCAGACGGGCAAGTACGACGTCGCAGTGCCGCTGCGCAACTGGAAGCGGCCGTTGTACGGGCAGCCCGACGTGCTGTACGTGTGGCCGCAGCAGCGTCCGCAGCATACGTTCAACCTGCTCTACACGGCCGACCGCTTCAAGGACGACAGGAAGGATCCGGCTTCCGCGCAGACGATGTACGGCTACATCGACATCGACCTGAAGTCGGGCAATGCGACGGTGAAGGATTTCGCGCCGGTGACCGAGGTGTATTTCACGGGCGGGTTGTCGCCGAAGGATCCGAACCTGATGTACGGCGTGCTGAACCGGCTGACGAAATACGACGTGAAGCACGAGAAGCTGATCGAGGCCGCGCCGCTCGATCACTCGTACTACTGCCTGTCGTTCAACCGCGCGGGCAGCAAGCTCTATCTGGCCGGCACGTTCAACACCGTCGCCGTGTACGACGCCGATACGCTGAAGAAGCTGAAGGACATCCGCGTGCCGGGCGGCGACATGGCGATCACGACCGCGCAGATGTTCACGCGATGA
- the peaB gene encoding quinohemoprotein amine dehydrogenase maturation protein codes for MSALLNVVERNVHEVRVDDERLMFHVPSSSLFAADRVTADILDALRASSCTADELFARLGGRSPRGELAETLGELMALEVVSDGSPLTPEIAVKRVERTAIDTVVLNVNTGCNLSCTYCYKEDLDTPSAGRRMDLDTAKASVEMLLKESPDLPRYTVVFFGGEPLSNRKLIETMVEYCELRFGALGKQVEFVMTTNATLLTEEIVDWLDAHRFGLSVSIDGPRSIHDLNRRTVGGAGTYDVVRRKVDMLLGRYRSRPVGARVTLTSGVTDIEGIWDHLFNELGFAEVGFAPVTSGQLDTFNLQPDELAQVFANMKALGRRYLAAALEHRNIGFSNLHQLITDLHEGHKKSLPCGAGLKMLAVDHKGDLNLCHRFTGSTLPTFGNVRDGVAQTQLNDFLSQRLERSGTGCETCRIRNLCSGGCYHESYARYGDPAHPTYHYCELMRDWIDFGIEVYSRIVAGNPAFIDTYLIPRKAN; via the coding sequence ATGAGCGCCCTGCTGAACGTGGTCGAACGCAACGTGCATGAAGTGCGGGTCGACGACGAGCGCCTGATGTTCCACGTGCCGAGCAGTTCGCTGTTCGCGGCCGATCGCGTGACGGCCGACATCCTCGACGCATTGCGCGCGAGCAGCTGCACGGCCGACGAGCTGTTCGCGCGGCTCGGCGGCCGCTCGCCGCGCGGCGAACTTGCCGAAACGCTCGGCGAGCTGATGGCCCTCGAGGTCGTCAGCGACGGCTCGCCGCTCACGCCCGAGATCGCGGTGAAGCGCGTCGAGCGCACCGCGATCGATACGGTCGTGCTGAACGTGAACACCGGCTGCAACCTGAGCTGCACGTATTGCTACAAGGAAGATCTCGATACGCCGTCCGCCGGGCGGCGGATGGATCTCGACACCGCGAAGGCGTCGGTCGAGATGCTGCTGAAGGAGTCGCCCGACCTGCCGCGCTACACGGTCGTGTTCTTCGGCGGCGAACCGCTCAGCAACCGCAAGCTGATCGAGACGATGGTCGAGTATTGCGAGCTGCGTTTCGGCGCGCTCGGCAAGCAGGTCGAATTCGTGATGACGACCAACGCGACGCTGCTGACCGAGGAGATCGTCGACTGGCTCGACGCGCATCGTTTCGGGCTGTCGGTCAGCATCGACGGGCCGCGCTCGATCCACGACCTGAACCGCCGCACGGTCGGCGGCGCCGGCACCTACGACGTCGTGCGGCGCAAGGTCGACATGCTGCTCGGGCGCTATCGCAGCCGGCCGGTCGGCGCGCGCGTGACGCTGACGAGCGGCGTGACCGACATCGAAGGAATCTGGGATCACCTGTTCAACGAGCTCGGCTTCGCGGAAGTCGGCTTCGCGCCCGTCACGTCCGGACAGCTCGACACGTTCAACCTGCAGCCCGACGAGCTCGCCCAGGTGTTCGCGAACATGAAGGCGCTCGGCCGCCGCTATCTCGCGGCCGCGCTCGAGCACCGCAACATCGGCTTCTCGAACCTGCACCAGCTGATCACCGACCTGCACGAAGGGCACAAGAAATCGCTGCCGTGCGGCGCGGGGCTCAAGATGCTCGCGGTCGATCACAAGGGCGACCTGAACCTGTGCCACCGCTTCACCGGCTCGACGCTGCCGACCTTCGGCAACGTGCGCGACGGCGTGGCGCAGACGCAGCTCAACGACTTCCTGTCGCAGCGCCTCGAACGCAGCGGCACCGGCTGCGAGACCTGCCGGATCCGCAACCTGTGCTCGGGCGGCTGCTATCACGAGAGCTATGCGCGCTACGGCGACCCCGCGCATCCGACCTATCATTACTGCGAGCTGATGCGCGACTGGATCGATTTCGGCATCGAGGTCTACAGCCGGATCGTCGCCGGCAATCCGGCGTTCATCGACACTTACCTCATTCCGCGGAAGGCGAACTGA
- the qhpC gene encoding quinohemoprotein amine dehydrogenase subunit gamma, with translation MKHLKPLNNKARKLEEAAQQDRLEEVVAMTSVAGCTSTTDPGWETDVFGGVASLCQPMEADLYGCSDPCWWPAQVPDMMSTYPDWNKHAADSGTDWRQLGSVFPKDK, from the coding sequence ATGAAACATCTGAAGCCGCTCAACAACAAGGCGAGAAAGCTCGAAGAGGCCGCGCAGCAGGACCGGCTCGAGGAAGTCGTCGCGATGACGTCGGTCGCGGGCTGCACGTCGACCACCGATCCCGGCTGGGAGACCGACGTGTTCGGCGGCGTCGCATCGTTGTGCCAGCCGATGGAAGCCGACCTGTACGGCTGCTCCGACCCGTGCTGGTGGCCTGCGCAGGTGCCCGACATGATGAGCACCTATCCCGACTGGAACAAGCATGCGGCCGATTCCGGCACCGACTGGCGCCAGCTCGGCAGCGTGTTCCCCAAAGACAAGTGA
- a CDS encoding AMP-binding protein: MTTVIADGAPRDGLSIVRGRTDVPLSDATVAALLRDAASRFPARPAVVFREQQVRWSWREFAHEVDVLAAGLAALGIAKGDRVGIWSPNRSEWLLTQFATARIGAILVNINPAYRLAELEYALNKVGCRALIAAEQFKSSAYLEMLQALAPELAHCAPGELRAARLPELRIVIRMGDGHTPGMLRYPDVVAQGRDTLDVARLDALGATLAATDPINIQFTSGTTGSPKGATLTHRNVVNNARFIAMAMRFSEQDALCIPVPLYHCFGMVLAVLACVSTGAAMVFPGEAFDPVATLAAVAEERCTALHGVPTMFIAELDHTEFAKFDLSTLRTGIMAGSPCPIETMKRVVSQMHLSEITIAYGMTETSPVSFQSSTDDPLEKRTTTVGRIQPHLEVKIVDPEGNIVPVGATGELCTKGYSVMLGYWDDEAKTRETIVDGWMHTGDLATLDADGYCNIVGRLKDMVIRGGENIYPREIEEFLFRHPKIQSVQVFGVPDPKYGEELCAWIVLRADEQMSEDDVRAFCHGQIAHYKIPKYVCFVDELPMTVTGKVQKFVMRQQMIEAHGLKAADTA, encoded by the coding sequence ATGACTACCGTCATCGCAGACGGCGCGCCGCGCGACGGCCTGTCGATCGTGCGCGGCCGCACCGACGTGCCGCTGTCGGACGCGACCGTCGCCGCGCTGCTGCGCGACGCCGCCTCGCGCTTTCCGGCGCGGCCGGCTGTCGTGTTTCGCGAGCAGCAGGTGCGCTGGAGCTGGCGCGAGTTCGCGCACGAGGTTGATGTGCTCGCGGCGGGGCTTGCCGCCTTGGGGATTGCCAAGGGCGATCGCGTCGGCATCTGGTCGCCGAACCGCAGCGAATGGCTGCTCACGCAGTTCGCGACCGCGCGCATCGGCGCGATCCTCGTCAACATCAATCCCGCCTACCGGCTCGCGGAACTCGAATACGCGCTGAACAAGGTCGGCTGCCGCGCGCTGATCGCGGCCGAGCAGTTCAAGTCGTCGGCGTACCTGGAGATGCTGCAGGCACTCGCGCCGGAACTCGCGCATTGCGCGCCCGGCGAGCTGCGCGCGGCGCGGCTGCCCGAATTGCGCATCGTGATCCGGATGGGCGACGGCCACACGCCGGGCATGCTGCGCTATCCGGACGTCGTCGCGCAGGGCCGCGACACGCTCGACGTCGCGCGGCTCGATGCGCTCGGCGCGACGCTCGCGGCGACCGATCCGATCAACATCCAGTTCACGAGCGGCACGACCGGCAGCCCGAAGGGCGCGACGCTCACGCATCGCAACGTCGTCAACAACGCACGCTTCATCGCGATGGCGATGCGTTTCAGCGAGCAGGACGCGCTGTGCATCCCGGTGCCGCTCTATCACTGCTTCGGCATGGTGCTGGCCGTGCTCGCGTGCGTGTCGACCGGCGCGGCGATGGTGTTCCCGGGCGAGGCGTTCGACCCGGTCGCGACGCTCGCGGCGGTGGCCGAAGAGCGTTGCACCGCGCTGCACGGCGTGCCGACGATGTTCATCGCGGAACTCGATCACACTGAGTTCGCGAAGTTCGACCTGTCGACGCTGCGCACGGGGATCATGGCCGGCTCGCCGTGCCCGATCGAGACGATGAAGCGCGTCGTGTCGCAGATGCACCTGTCGGAGATCACGATCGCGTACGGGATGACCGAGACGAGCCCCGTGTCGTTCCAGAGCTCGACCGACGATCCGCTGGAGAAGCGCACGACGACGGTCGGGCGCATCCAGCCGCATCTCGAAGTGAAGATCGTCGATCCGGAAGGGAATATCGTGCCGGTCGGCGCGACGGGCGAGCTGTGCACGAAGGGCTATTCGGTGATGCTCGGCTACTGGGACGACGAGGCGAAGACGCGCGAGACGATCGTCGACGGCTGGATGCACACGGGCGATCTCGCGACGCTCGATGCGGACGGCTACTGCAATATCGTCGGCCGGCTGAAGGACATGGTGATTCGCGGCGGCGAGAACATCTATCCGCGCGAGATCGAGGAATTCCTGTTCCGGCATCCGAAGATCCAGAGCGTGCAGGTGTTCGGCGTGCCCGATCCGAAATACGGCGAGGAGCTGTGCGCGTGGATCGTGCTGCGCGCGGACGAGCAGATGAGCGAGGACGACGTGCGCGCGTTCTGTCACGGACAGATCGCGCACTACAAGATTCCGAAATACGTGTGCTTCGTCGACGAACTGCCGATGACGGTGACGGGCAAGGTGCAGAAGTTCGTGATGCGCCAGCAGATGATCGAAGCGCACGGGCTGAAGGCTGCCGATACCGCATAG